The Deltaproteobacteria bacterium genome segment ACAGATCATCCGAACGGATTGTTCCCGGCGGCCCGGGCCCTAGAGCACGAGCATGGCGTCGCCATAGGAAAAAAAACGATATCGATCGGCCACGGCGTGCCTGTAGGCGGCCAGGATCTTTTTCCTTCCGGCCAAGGCCGATACGAGAAGCATAAGGGACGAACCCGGCAAATGAAAGTTTGTGATCAAATGGTCAATGGTCTGGAATTTGTAACCAGGAACAATGTACTTGTCTGTCCAGCCCTGGAAAGCATGGACCAGGCCGTCGGGGCCCGCAGCACTTTCCAGGCTCCTGACCGAGGTCGTGCCCACGGCCACCACCGGTCGGCCGTGGGACCGGGCCCGGTTGACGGCTTCGGCTGTTTCCTCGGGAATCTCCACGAACTCTTCGTGCATCCGATGGTCTCGGACATCTTGGGTCCGGATGGGGCTGAAGGTTCCATAGCCCACGTACAGGGTCACCTCGGCCAGGCCCAGTCCCTCGCGCTCCAGGCCGGCAATAGCTTCGTGGGTGAAATGGAGACCGGCCGTGGGCGCGGCCACCGACCCCAGCTTGTCTTTTCTGGCGTAGACCGTCTGATACCGGAGCCGGTCGTACCCCGAATCCTCCCTCCGGATGTATGGCGGAAGAGGCACGTGCCCAACGGACAGAAATACATCCGCCAAATTGCCCCGCCAGCGAAGTGATACGGTCCATCGGCCAAACCCTGACGGGGCCATCAACCTAGCAGTGCAGTCGGATCCGAACTCAAGTTCGGTCCCGATTCTGGCCCTGGAGGTCCGGATCAAGGCCTCGACCTCCGCCTCGGTCCACGCATCCTCTCCGGGATTTGGAATCAAGGCCAGCGGAGTAAGCAGCAAAAACTCGGCCCTGGCCCCGCTGGACTTTCTTCCGATAAGCCTGGCCGGAAGCACGGCCGTGTTGTTCATGACCAGAAGACAATCCCGGGGCAGAAGGTTCGCAATCTGGGAAAACATGGCGTCCCGGACCGTTCCTGTCCCCCGCTCCAACACCAAAAGCCTTGAACCGCTCCGTTCGCCGCTCGGAACCTGGGCCACCAGCTCCTCAGGCAGATCGTACAAGTACGAGTGGAGGTCATAGTCTTCGGGCAAGACCTCGGGCCTGGACGTGCCGAAAGCCTCATCTTCGCTTTGGACTTGCCAATCCCCCCCTGGAGGATTAGTCAAAGTTTTTTTCATGTCCATCCAACATTCCGGAGGATTCCATGTGTAAAGGATGCGGTTGCCAAACTAAGAATAAGGACTCGAAATACTCACAGTTCGTTCACGAACACGAACACAGTCACGGGGACCATGTCCACAGTCATCCCCATGAGCATGAGCACAAGCATGAGCACCCCGAAGGGGAGCCCATAACCCACGATCACAAGCACGACAAGTAGTTCCTGACCCGTTTTCTTTCAGAAAGAGAAAAGCCCCTGCCGGTTCGACACCAGCAGGGGCTTTTGACTTCAATTTCAATCGAATCCGGCCTTACAGGCCAACTTCCTTGAGTTCATCGCCCAGGTATTCGCGCTCGTTTTCGCCGAGAATGCCCAGGGACAGACAGATCAGGGTCCAGAGATGGACTGTGTGGTAGCCGCCGTTGAAATGGTCGTTCAAATCGTGGATCTGGGAGTGACAGTTATGGCACGGGGCGATGCAGTACGTAGCGCCCGTGGCCTTGATCTGGTTGAACTTGATTCTTCCGTACTCATGCCGGGCGTCCGTGTAGCCCGACTGGAGATACCCGCCACCGCCGCCGCAACAAAAGTTGTTGGAGCGATTCGGGTACATGTCAACAAAGTTTTCCTCGCCCACGACCTTCTTGACCACGAACCGGAGATCCTCGGCGATGGGATCGCCCAGGGATTTGCGGACCAGCTGGCAAGGGTCCTGGACCGTGAACTTGAGCTTCAGGTCCTTGTTCCAGTCGGAGTTGACCGGGAGCTTTCCTTCCCGAATCCACTGGGCGTAGTACTTGATGATGCTATCCAACTCGAACTTGGGAGTGATCTTGAACTTGGACAGTCCGGCCCGGACTGCGTAGAATTCGTGGCCTCACTCCGTGTTGAGCCAGACTTTGCAGTCCAGGTCCTCCACGGCCTTTATCTTGTTGCGGACGATCTTCTCCCAACCCTCGTCGTCGGCTCCGAACATGCAATAGTTCTCGGCCGCCCAGCCCAAGGTGCCGTAGGTCCAGTCCGCGCCCACCAAATTGAGGATCTTCCACAATGGGACCATCTCATCGGGTTCGGTCACCGGCTCGCGGGAATTCTGGTTCAGAAAGAACGTGGCCCCCTTCTTGTCGATGGGAGCGGTCAGGTTCTCCATGCTGGTCTGGTGTTCCTTGACCTCTTCCAGCACGTCCTCGACGACAAAGGTGAAGTCATCGGACTTGGCGCCCATGGCGCTGTTGCCTTCAGTGGCCAGGGCGTGGTCGCAGGAACCCATGATACCCTTGGGCCGTTTGTCCCGGGGCCAGCTCTGCCGTGCGTAGTACACGAGCTGCGGGATGTTGATTTTCATCGGGCAGGCATGCACGCAGCGCATGCACATGGAACACATCCAGACCCAGGGCGTGGACGTGATGGCCTCGTCCAGGCCCAGGGCGGCCATGCGCAGGAATTTGCGTGGATCCATATTTTCGAGGCCTGTCGCCGGGCAACCTGCCGAGCAGGCCCCGCAGGTCAGACAGGCATTCAGGTTACCGCCGTCGGGGAGGAGGGACATAACCTTGTTTTTCAAGGTTGATCCCTTGTCCACCCCCAGCTTCAATGCAGGTTCCGCCATAGGTCCTCCTTGTCGGAATACACGAGTCTCTGCACCGCCACAGGCGGCGCAAGGAACTTCCCCAGCCTGACAGGTCGGGCCGCAAACCCATTGCGAACCCTAATCTCTAAGCGAACAACCAATTGCCTTTCTGAATAGGTGCCATGAAACCCGGAAAAGCGCAAGAGCCAAGCCGCCTTTCCGGATGGGCCGGGTGTTGACCGGCCCCAAGGCTCGGGCTAACCGAATCCATGTTTTCGGACTCGCACTCTCACACCGATCACTTGAGGAAGCCTTCATGAACCTATTCGGAACCGTCATTCTGGCCCATGGAAGCCGCCGACCGGAAGTAGCCGATGCCTTTTCCGGTCTGGTCCGATCCGTGGCCCGAACCATGCCCGAGATTTTGGTCCGCGGGGCCTTCTTCTCCCTGGGACGACCGACCATGGCCGAGGTCGTGGACGAACTCGTCGCCCTTGGCTGTAGCCGGATTGCCGTCCTTCCCTATTTCCTCTTCAACGGCGTCCACACGCTGAGCGACATCCCTGCCCTGATCGACGACCTGAGGACCGTCCACGAAAACGTGGAGTTCGAACTTCTGCCGGGTCTGGAAAACGATCCCCTGCTCGTTCGGCTGGTAACCGACCGGATTCAGGACGCACAATCCTAAATCCGAAAAGGGCCGGGATCGCTCCCGGCCCTCAGTGGTCTGTTGTTTTTATTCTGATCCAGCCGGGTTCATTTGACTCTGAGTCGACTGGCTACCGAGATACCGGCTACCACCAGCAGGAGAAGCAGCCATCCCAGGCCCTGTTCCTTCGCCTTTGGATCATAGATACAGCCACCTCCCGAGGATGAACTGCCGGATCCTGTTCCGCTCTGGACTATGGATACGATCCGTCCGGCAACGGTCAGACTCGTTCTCCTTTCCCGGCCCTGGTTGGCCTCTACCATGAAACCGATCCGGCCCGAACCTTCGCCGCTGGAAGGTTCCACGATCCGAACCCATTCAGCGGCAGAAACCGCCGCCCAGGAACAGTCTTCATGGGAGGCCGTGATCTGAACCGTGCCGTTTCCGCCCCCAGCCTCGAAGGTCAATTCTGTGGGGTCGATGGTGAACGTGCACTGCGGGGCGGAGGCCTCCTGGATAACCGTGAAGGTCTGGTCGACCACTGTCATGGTCCCGGTCCGAATCTGATCCAGGTCGTTGGGGTCGACCCGATAGGCGACCTGGCCCGAGCCCGTGCCCTGGGCTCCGGACAATATCGTGATCCAGCGGACCTCGCTTGCGGCCGTCCATTGGCAATCCGGTCGCGAGGCCGTCACTGTGACCGTTCCGTCGCCTCCTTCCGCGACCATGTTGGCCCCGGTCGGCTGCAGGGTATAGGCGCACGGTCCTTGTCCGTCCTGATTAACGCTCACCGTTTCTCCAGCCACCACGGCTTGGCCGTTCCTGGCCACCCCGACATTGGGTGCGGCTGTCAAAACCACAGTTCCGCTGCCTTGGCCTGACTGGCCTTGGGTCACCGTCAGCCAATCTGACTGACTGGACGCCGTCCAGGCACAGTCCTCGACCGAAGCCGTGACCGTCACGGCCACCTGACCTCCGGCTACGTCAACGGACGCCGTCAAAGGCGTCACCGTGAAGGTACAAGGATTGACGCCTCCCTGCACCACATGGACCTCGATCCCGGCCACGGTCAACACCGCACTCCGGTCCTCGTCTCCCGCATTGGCCAGGACGGTATAGGCCACCGTTCCGCTGCCGATCCCTGACGGAGTCGCGACCACGATCCAATCCACCGGGCTTGTAGCTGTCCATTCGCAGGTTCCAACTGAAGTCGTCACCTGGAGATGGCCGTCATCTCCTTCATAGTCGAAGGATGCGCTCCTGGGCTGAACGTCATAGGTGCAGGCCCCGACCTGGTTCACGACCACGCTCTTGTCGGCCACGCTGACCGCGGCGGTTCTGGGCTGGGCCGCGGTGTTTTCGGAAACAGAAACGACCACCGAACCCGGTCCTGTCCCGCCGGAGCCGCCGAGACTCAGCCAACCGGCGCTGGCCGACGCCGTCCAGACGCAACCGGCGCTGGTGTCGACGTTGACGGTGAAGTCGCCTGCT includes the following:
- the queA gene encoding tRNA preQ1(34) S-adenosylmethionine ribosyltransferase-isomerase QueA — protein: MKKTLTNPPGGDWQVQSEDEAFGTSRPEVLPEDYDLHSYLYDLPEELVAQVPSGERSGSRLLVLERGTGTVRDAMFSQIANLLPRDCLLVMNNTAVLPARLIGRKSSGARAEFLLLTPLALIPNPGEDAWTEAEVEALIRTSRARIGTELEFGSDCTARLMAPSGFGRWTVSLRWRGNLADVFLSVGHVPLPPYIRREDSGYDRLRYQTVYARKDKLGSVAAPTAGLHFTHEAIAGLEREGLGLAEVTLYVGYGTFSPIRTQDVRDHRMHEEFVEIPEETAEAVNRARSHGRPVVAVGTTSVRSLESAAGPDGLVHAFQGWTDKYIVPGYKFQTIDHLITNFHLPGSSLMLLVSALAGRKKILAAYRHAVADRYRFFSYGDAMLVL
- a CDS encoding (Fe-S)-binding protein, which produces MAEPALKLGVDKGSTLKNKVMSLLPDGGNLNACLTCGACSAGCPATGLENMDPRKFLRMAALGLDEAITSTPWVWMCSMCMRCVHACPMKINIPQLVYYARQSWPRDKRPKGIMGSCDHALATEGNSAMGAKSDDFTFVVEDVLEEVKEHQTSMENLTAPIDKKGATFFLNQNSREPVTEPDEMVPLWKILNLVGADWTYGTLGWAAENYCMFGADDEGWEKIVRNKIKAVEDLDCKVWLNTEUGHEFYAVRAGLSKFKITPKFELDSIIKYYAQWIREGKLPVNSDWNKDLKLKFTVQDPCQLVRKSLGDPIAEDLRFVVKKVVGEENFVDMYPNRSNNFCCGGGGGYLQSGYTDARHEYGRIKFNQIKATGATYCIAPCHNCHSQIHDLNDHFNGGYHTVHLWTLICLSLGILGENEREYLGDELKEVGL